The Apostichopus japonicus isolate 1M-3 chromosome 20, ASM3797524v1, whole genome shotgun sequence genome contains a region encoding:
- the LOC139961301 gene encoding gamma-adducin-like: protein MMRHLDNMGYITGNVYGQPFVRHELKPKSDVAYPAASTNFIYIYDNEFEKSRYESPIKMLNRRQAEEKTKWLNTPNTYSKVKVAQEYANWGEEGEDEGYKTKIHLSSSDM, encoded by the exons ATGATGAGACATTTGGACAATAtg gGTTACATAACAGGCAACGTGTACGGCCAGCCGTTTGTGAGACACGAACTGAAGCCCAAGAGCGACGTCGCCTACCCAGCCGCCTCCACCAACTTCATCTACATCTACGACAACGAATTTGAGAAGAGCAGATACGAGTCACCGATCAAGATGTTGAACAGGAGGCAGGCAGAGGAGAAGACGAAATGGCTGAACACGCCAAACACATACTCCAAGGTGAAGGTAGCCCAAGAGTACGCCAactggggagaggaaggggaagacGAGGGCTACAAGACAAAGATACACCTGAGTAGTAGTGACATGTAA